Within the Plasmodium malariae genome assembly, contig: PmUG01_00_14, whole genome shotgun sequence genome, the region TAAACATCTATCAAAATaagatagaaaaaatatattcttatgtgggaatagaataatatatcaatataatatatatactaaaagCTTTTATATCCTTAAATTGTAATGTtagttttttctttatctatTCAACTGAATAACAGAATgtgataattattttatgtacacttttacttaattatcaaggaaaaaaaattaacagtaAATGTTGTATTTGATTGTTCTCAAcatatcaaatatatatacaaaagaaGTTTATACAAaccaataatatatttgaaagtGGGAAAGTAACTTAATGATATAGTAAATGAGCTCCTTTAATAAATTACCctttttttagtaatataatttttaaatgaatcaATTTTTCACATTAAAgtaataaattctttttattatttactatttatttacttttctaataaaaaggataattCATTAAACCGCTTttactgtatatatatttatgtctTTATACCTACGATTTGTAACATATGAGCTATTATGGAGGTTATGAAACAGAGTACACGTAATATAGAAAAGTATAAGGACAAGATATTAATTACTATTACATCTACTCTAAATTAAGAAAAGTAGTTTTATATGataagaattttatatacttttaataatcCATAAAAATTCagtatacattaaaattttgttaacataatttctttgtcatttaaaatattacattacttataaaaagaatatatatatctcttGTATTTTTTCAAGTTATGTTTGAATAACATTCCATgtaatttcatataaataatactttaGTTCAATATCtctaaacaaaaatattattttaactgttatgtaaatgtatattttagcAATTTCCATGTCAATTATAtctcaatatatatatataatgtttcaTTGATGTAATAAGCTTTCATTAATACAtgtttattgttttattattttgactgtgatattcattataatcggaaaaatatcatatatgcattaataaataaaattctgATGTTTAGTCGAATCTAAGGATATACATTGTTAtgagaaataataaaagtgaGTGGGTAataggaaatatataatgtacaaATTATGATAgcttatgaaaaatttacataataaaaaatgggagTCCCATTTCCTACATAACTTGTGTTTagtaatatgtaaataatgaGTTCCATGCAGACTATAAAGTGGAATTCTATAATGAATCTCAAGTAAAGTAAAACTacatttcaatttttctgaactttttcacattttaatGTTACTTGGTATTACATTGAAAGGAatatttatagtatttttactttcgtataaagtaaataaaaattatatgtaggaatataaatactacattttcttattataatatactttattgaaaaatatataattataaaatagatttacatatattttttatttatcgagtatccttttttttcctcaacttggatgttatatatataaaagaacattaaaaaagtaaaaaaatttagtattGTTTTTGAGAAGAATACATTTAtcaattattaaataatggaTATGAATCATCTTATTTAAATCTAAGAAACACTAAAATTTACCTCATCTATCATCTTGCACAATGATACTTACTACAGTGCCACATATAATATCTACACGATAAAGGCagcaatattaatattattatatacagggttaaatttatagtattattaatttcaatggaacaaataataataaaagtgtAAAACAAAgttagttatatataaaatacatgtGCTCTTCTAACTGCTTGGataatctttttattttaaagtttgtctttttttatttatttaataatattattgatagtgtttttaatgtttttattgcttctttactatttttaatacatggatataaaaattaaataataatattttgcaATTAAATCAGTATGTACTTCATAATTTCTCTTTGTATATTTAAGTTTtaaaatgatttattttttatataaaagacaTTTTTGTACATAGGTGGATTTCGTATCTATTGACCATAACAGTAGtgttatatatcttttaaacggatctttgaataatttttatataataatttttgtgttttttatgaatatgaaTTAATTTCTCTGTTTTTAGattaccttttttattaataaattctgATTTGTATATAACTCTTATATAACTGAATATTCCATGTTAcgacataaataatataaactgtaattttgttatatactGTTTCCTTAAGGATGGTAGtctaaattatgaaaaacttataattttttttcacttattcatagatattttataaggcttatctttcttctttttcatctTGGTTAAGatcaattatttattttgtttagtAAACGACTACGTAACCACGATTTCATCAGGGTAGAGTATAtggaataaataattatagatttatacttaaaaatatatttttgttttgtgcTTGTAGCCATTtgtgaaaatgaaaaagtactttacattatattattagaaccattaactataatttttattaaccttatatataaaaagtaaggTTAAAGATCTTAGTAATACAACAATTGTTGTTAAATTGGAAGCAAACGCGTAAATGTTTTTAGTTGATGAAATTTTTGGTCTACCAAGGCATTCAGTTACATagcttattttttcataatagaCTTTCTTAATATTGCTTAATTCTTTAgaaaattcattatttacaTGTCCTTCGCATTTGTTGTAATGTTTAATATGAAATtcgtaatatttattaaaatgtacaCAATTTCTTATTAAAGTTTTATCTTCTTTAGGAATAATTCTGATAAACAcctcatataaattatataggCTTGCATcttttagtaaaatattaaaataaattatttatatataaatcttacatatattcgtttatttttctatGGAATGTGCTGATATGTATGAAACGAGTCATACGAATTATCAATAGGTTTCTTATGtagaatataatttaagtATTTACGCGTATTTTCCCTATTAGttgcataatttttaaatatatatattaagtatccataaatattattacatacaAGGGTACAGATATTATTACCAGCATTATATTCAGGTGGTGAACAAGTAGTGGCACAAAAATTAGAAGCATTTGCAGTATATTGTTAGATATATGATTCAAATTCTTGCTcatatttaacaaataattccaagaattattctaaaaataaaaaatagaaataataataataataaaggaaaTAGTGGAAAAACTGTAAATAAGTGAACATGAAACGAGTTTATTGTTTATGACACAAAAGAAGAAATTCtgtactatatattttttttttccttaaatgaaaatatattatctgaatattttaaaatttataaatagaaaatattcttgtttggtaaaaattataataaaattgatttaaatatataattagaaCTCTAAAATGTTgcatatatagtttttttcaGAAAAATTATCTTAATTTACATGTAACGAACACCTGTTGGAATTCACTAAGTACATTCATCTGAGGAGGACGATTATAAAACCTAATAATATAACAcatttacaaatttatactatatattaaaatacaagtgaaaaaataaaaataaatataatacaaatctCAATAAAATGATTGGTAAAAACATAActttgttaaaataatacaattgCACATACAGGTGTTTTTcccaaatatataaataaaaaaatataaagaagaaaacaaataagtttaaaatttatactttcttatagaatttttgaaaaattaaatatatatataaacacaaaTTTATGAATGAATCACTTAAACTACCTCATATAAGAATAACACTAAATggatttaattaaataaaaattgaatatcAAATAATTGATATAACACTTATATAACAGGGATATTTTACGTACTACGAAatgcataaaattttatgtatattaaaataaattctataattttaaaaatttccatGGATGTTACATTAATACTCATAAGTgcatatagaaaatatttctaCTTATTTGGACTAGATACTATATTCACcattattcaatttttattatgtaaagaTAAAATAGAGTTTGCTTGTCCTATTAAGTCAGATAAAATTACTTCATCTATTGAATGATCTATGTTTGTGATATAcgaaaatatatagtatgaTTCTGCTAACCTTGGAATAGTAAGTCTAAGcaagtttttaatttttgggCTAGATACAATTTGTAAAagtttttcgtatttttcctttttagaAGGTGATGCTGTTTTAActctctttttatatttcaattttaaataatataaaagatcatttatatatttaactattTCTATTGCTCTTGGTTTGTATCCATCATATTTCTCTGCTTCTTCTcttaattcattatataatttgaCAATAGCTGCATTAGATACATTTGAATTATAAGAATCTATAATGATATCCTTATATTTGGATGTATCATAACATCTAAAAAAACTGGAaaagcaatattttttataatgtttGGGTATGGAATCATCACCTGCATAATACATTGGTCCCAGAAAGAATCTTCTCACACCTAAATCAAACTTATGATTAtgatattttgtattattcaCTGATTCTGTAGATGCATCTGcctaaaaatgttaataaatatttaatatttataaaaatgtcctaattttcatatgaataaattgttatttttaaaatgaaaatacatGATTTATAATGAATGtatagaaattattaaatataataattctacCGCATAAGCATCCTGGAATATCcatattaataaagaaaatgaaaaaattataataaaaaaagttaatttatttgtatgcGCTATCATTTcgaatttaatattttaggAGTCAGATGTTTTgtgataatttaatttttgaaatataattttttcgataatattaaatagaagatttattataacttttCCGTTATTTCTTTGTGATACTccaaaatgttaaaattcttacgattaaatatatttaaatataataattataggATGTTTTCAAATGTAATacgagaaaaaatatattaaataaaaatatcatagTAATTTTTCTATGCAAATGTacgaattaaaataatataaatagattAGGTTCTGTAAAATCATTAGAAAacacataattaaataattgcAACTAaggaatatatgaataatttatttcaaaaaaatttatttatatattattatacatttattgtAAGGAGCTTAGTTcttttgtttattaaaacaaataaaatataaaaaaattatatgacctattatatgttataactTAGCTTTAAGAAAAAgatcatttaaaatttttgtatttaataaaaataatttaagatATATTAAAGTTATGTTATATCCTACAtgggaaaattttttttaaaataatttgcaatagacataattattatagaaaaaatatatatatatgtaataataataatttaatataacttATTTGCATGCGATTTATACAATATCaagataattatatattttcttaataaatattgaGGGATCtgttaataatgaaatatatattatttgtattcaATTTTATTGCTATActgtatatgaaaaattaaatttttattttataaaaaaaaataaagcattttatttatttcgcCTCAGAACATAgttgttttaatattaattaaaaagttttattaatacaaaataggataaagtattaaaaataaacgtttattcaagtaaaattttttttttttattttaatttattttgcgaaaaaaaatagtattcttagaaaataaaaaataataataaataataaatttatcgatattaaaaatataataatgtattatgtatgcaAAATCAATTGAAatgttatttgtttttttatacggatattattcattcttttacatatagaataataaaaaattcatttaacATGAGAGAAAAATGGCTTTcctaatataaatgtagtaAATAATCAAAACGATAACGAAAATGAATGAATCTTCATTccaagaaataaaaattgttactTAAAATTTCGTACgttattcttataatatagcattataatattattaattttttatcatattacattaatacattattatttattgataTTTATTGAAACAATATAAGCACATACAgagtttattaaatattttttggatgtagtataaaatatgtaatgaatattttaaaattggtTTCTAAtgtttgttatatttataataaagaatatattactatttttaagtaACTTCCTCATTtatacagatatatatatgaacgttcttaaaaactttttattttttagaaaatataatgttgTATAGTTTAcgaaaacaatttttttttaattttataacgaaaaattgttatctatttaaaatatatttatatttctaagTATATCACTGTATTTTTGGTgccttttttaaatgaattgcCAAGATCAATAAAAAGTGccttaatttataatatggaTCTAGATTTAcggaatatttatatgaattttatataaaaaatagttaagAATGATGAATTATAGCTAAAGACTTTTTTGCTATTCAAGAATTATGTACGtgaaatatgaatttatatgttaaaattaaaaataagtcATTTAAACAgaaacttatttttatttatagtatatttttatgataatgttaattaatatgttatatatacaaacaaatatgaatgttataaaaatttatgagcAGTGATGCCTTTAaacaatatatgtataaagtattaataatttatattttaaatgtacttACGAATGGGATGCTGTTATAAGTGAAtacgaaaatattttattttaacaaaattttcagcataattataaagcattaaaaaattactatatGAGGAATTATGCAATAACTTATGATTTGTTATTTCTTTATCAATGTCATTAAGTTCATTTACAATACCTTATATTAGTTATTATACATAGTTTTCATACACATAATGTTAGTATTATATGAATGAGCTCAGTtcattagaaatatattatacatataatgaaattagtgttttttttaaacttaaGTAACTTgtaaatttgtataaaagaaaaaataaaataattttttttgtagataaaatatatgcaaaagACTTATtgaatgtataataataatgggcTTCATATTGCACTTACAAATTTGATGTATTAATTTGTTCTAAaattagttttttaaaaatctcAGAGAAATTACGATTAAgatttctttaattttttatgtaaaaaaaacatttaattataaaaagtaaattaagAATATCTTTCCTTTCTGcagataaaattatattaaataaaataaaataaatgaaagaaaaaggaaaaaagttagtaatatattctaaaatatttaaaacatttttttcgagaacaaaattaagaaattttattacagctatattttattactttatacttaaatattttatccaCTTTCACCTTATATTACagagaaataataaatattatagtatatattaaaaaaatttctattaTGTTGTTTTCGTTCTTtacgaataaaaaaaaaatatattatatctatattaataaatatttaattatacttaTTAAAGCTAAttccatatttataattgtctttcgaaattaatataataacagtaattatattttacaaattctcaaaaatattttaatcatTCATTTTAGATGTTATAAATAGATATAGGAAACAACAAATTtttgaaatgaaaaagagaTATATGCATGggtatactaatatatacatatacgtttTTACAAATCTAAACAtcattacataaaaaatataatataatgttattaattAAGTGCGTTATAACtttggaaaatataattatttattatatatatatatatatataatatattacgcTTCACGtattattaaacaaaaaacaaatagatttacatatttaataacgTATtagattaaaaataaatttattaaactttatattatattatacatattagaAAGTGATATTAACCATAACATTTAACTTTATAGCATAATGTGAAAGAAAAATAGattaagaatataattattgttcTTTTTCAAGGTGCGATAAAAATGTTCTTATTATAAATCATTGTAAAAGTAAATTCCTCTTAAAGAATAACATTATGTTATTAAGGTTATAACATTTCAATGGTAGATTACATAAATGAagtataaacaaattaaatatttaagtaaaaCTTAAAAACAATTGACaaataatatgcatataattaaaCAACTTCTTTTGTAGGGTACTAATCCtctatttaatattactattttgggatactgttttttaatattttgtattaatctaatatatatatattagaaactaatgtgtatttaaaataagatatatatttaacatatctTAGAATTTTACGAATAAAATTAGTTATTAATGATTCAGCCAAAAAACATTACTTAAAACTTCGTGAATTAATATTCTAATAATTAGTACAaaacaattaatttttttttacatgcgcattaaaaaattcctatttttattaatttaaagattaatataaattttttctagatgttcatacaaaaataaaaaaaaatatatatgttatgtatatctcctaatatgcatatttatttatatatatgacttttgcttattttatttatattaatcattacattgttcttttttgttcCTTATGATATCAGAGTATTTAAGAATTATCTTTCATAAACAACGGATATTTTATCTGAAATATCATCAGTATATATTTTGGATGCATACCTATGAATTTATAAGATATGCGTTCCTGATATTTCAACGGTTTTGTTTGATTTCTCAGCATTAACTGTGAAATTTACATTTGTATTATCTTCACTTATCCAATCGTCTATCTCCTTTCTAAAATTTTCTCCTCCTATATGacctataatttttttattttctgaaTCTTCtcctttaaaattaattaggttttttctatttctgaATTTTTCCATAAATTTGGTTCTGTTCTCATtcatttatgaaaatatccTAGTATTTCcccttatattttttattttcctttttttttaattcttgtAATACCATCATATGTAAGAGTATGCATAGTTTTGgtagtaatatatacatatatgtatatatctttataaatTTCTGTGTTATGAAATTCTTCTGTATTTATTAGtgataattcttttttattttcttcatattcACATGAAATATCCTGTTATTTTTCTGTCTATTCCATAAAGAACCCTGTTCTAAATATTGTTCTATAAATGGTACCTTTTTTCGACATGCATTGTATCCAAGCACCTTATTGTATTTCTATAAATGGAACATACTGATTTTTGCTagaatatttcttatttaattcttgaactttttttatgtatgcctttccttttttccattaatgCTTTAAAATGTTGAAGCGgtctattataattaatttctCAAGAAGATATATGCCTTTATATCACATAATTCCATAAaagtttttgtttttcagtatcatttatacatttaatattttccattaaCTCATCATTTGTCAAATTAGGATAGATCGTATACTCCTCTTCTGTGAACATTTGTAATAATGTTGATAAAAATTCTTCTTTGTTGATTTAGCGTTCTTTACTTCTGCATTCATTGTGTACTTTCATATGTATTTCTACAATAGTTTTAGATCTTACATTTTTGCTATTTGACAAATTTAGATTTTTCACAATATAggtttcatttatttttatatattcaataattttatcatgGTATAATGGATGTTATAAGTGATagtgttttaaaatatcatttttactcTCAGAATGtgaaagtaataatatttccaaTTATTTAACTTACCTTCTTAATgtcttttttgttcttttttaagagttatattaaaatgtacttcaatataaaataaatatatttatgaaataaattactaGAATTATCAAttcttattacatattttattagctAAATTAATGAATCTTTTCCTTTCCTACTATGCTTAGtgataaaatttattcttatttatttttagaattgtttttatatatatttatatgtatatattatataaatatattttttggaatAAATACTAcatatactatatatgttGATTTTTAGTACTAACGTTAGTATTGGTTGtctaattaatattaatatttttttatttatttttttatcactttattaaatatatacactttactcttttatattttgttcattatgTATTTGGGCTCAGTTAAACGCTCCTTTTTTCATGAGACTTTTGTAGTTTTCCATAgaacatacatttataatattacgttgaaatattataattaaaagaattattgacattttttttttgtgcatttttaaaataaatttcatttaactcttttaatattttattttatatgaacgaatatatttattgttaaatatttataatttataattttttacagtatgatatataatataatatctaCTGCTACAAGAATAGTTTTATCATCTTTAGTACTATTTATTAGTATATGATCCTTGCATTCATCAagatatttcaaaatatttactttttttgtattatataaagtGAAAATATCCAGACAAactaaaacatttaaaagaaaattacatGTTCGTAAATGCAGTACTATAACAATGGTAATTTAGTGGCGTAAAATAGCGACTATAGTAGATTATTAGTATACTTAATtggtataatttttattgttagaaaaaaaaataaaaaaaaatattagaataaATGTTAATGTAATTAATGGAAATGAGGAatcaaatttatatttagtatAATTAGTAGGTGACATTTCTCAATATTATAACTTGTTAAGTGACAGTTTTACGAGATTTAGGATTAATTGAAATTGATTATATTCCTGTAGGATATTGAAAAATAGAAAGGATATGCTATACTTTTGGACTTGGTTATATGATTTTTACTAGTAGAATATTCAGATctattgttttttaattgatcatgtatattatttcctttttgtacAACAACCGTATTCatgaaattattatgtaatcAGTCACGTATGTTCATTATACATGGAAAAATTATgtgttttttcaaatatgcaaaatttttagaaatagtaaaatattaaatttatgagtaaatttataaaaagaaaaattaaaaagtattatgttttttctaaaaagtCAATATTCAAGTATCTGggtaaattatatttaaaccatataaataaaatataagacaccataaaaattgaacgttttaatgaattttttttttttgtgaatatGGTAATATATTGATagtgtatatatgaaaataatatttttaaagttgaaatttataaatattttatattttcatgtttatttgtaaactttaaacataattattttattttattttatataaaaaaggcaTAGCTGTGAACATACAAACTTTAATaggatatgtatataaaaaaaaaaaaaaattattgacatattatatatatacgtaataataagaaaattgtGCATTTTCCGCAGAAATTAAACTGTGTTTTTAAGATTTATTAATTTGAGAATATCATAAatcatttttacaatttttatttatttcttaaaaggATATCtcataaaatgttttaaaaacaGTGAATCTAACTAAATTGAAAAGGTTCaattacaaataaatgttaaataggattttatttatgcatactttattttccttaatttATTATCTAAGTTTTATGTATAGCAtaattacacatatattatatgggataaggtatttttcatattgatatattattGGTAAGTAAAAGTTTAGATGGACAGTTTATGAAAATGctaaatgaaaacaaattagttttttcataaatgttactacaataatatatatacattaaatcaataaaaatttaataatgtaattttatgatattaaaaattagatatatttttccttttcatatacatttacatgtattttgttctctttaataaaaataatataaagttttatttcacataattactatattttgtatatatataatatattttaaattatacgcttaatgaaaataatataaaatggccataaaatttttcaaataatattttatagttactaaaattatattcgTTAAAATAtccattatttaaatatttaaggaATTCTACTACGGTCCACGTACAAAATATCTTTTAATCTGTAGATATTTACAGCacgatatattaaaaataatatacttgttctaaaataataattaaataagttaataaatcatatatattagtagATTATGTTCTTATTCTTTCtcatttattatgtaaatattattcttgCATATTAGGAGTACATTCATTacttttgatatattttaaaataatggaaatttaatcaatatttatattccattttatccttaacccctttttttttccctcttttttactctattaatatttcatctaaatatatataattaattaaaaaaaaataaaaaaatttagaagatGAGTtcaaatatttgttatttacaaataatggtataaattaaatattaataaaaatgataacagtaaataaatatgaaaaaaaaaaaataaaaaataatcccttttttacttttaaaataaatatttctctATAGATTTTGTAATATCGTATAATGTGTACTTACtaaggaaaataatacaacataaaaaattatatgtgttTGTGGAGGAATTAATTCACGTTATATAAATGACACAATATAAGTTTTtgtattcttttaataataccaaaattataataattaatttattattaaagatAATCAGTTTTTccagaatataatatttataaaattagaattattaatagaGAGAATCCTTTAAATGattagtaataattttaatgtacagaggaatatattatatatatatactctgAATTCTGTATAGTACATCAactcattatatatatataaaaaaaaatgaacattttaatttatagttCATTGTGAACatgattaataaaaaaattattttatttgtgatctgaattaaataaataaattacatattttaaatatttgtctaagaattcaatttattatatttcaaggatatttattttttttttaaataacattatgataaaaattataaagtatatatttaatgttgTTTTACATTGTatttatagtaaaatataaaacatttagatacaatttataatttatttatgaggaaataataaaaataattgtttaaataaatagagCACACATTATTACTAGAAGTAcatatttgttaatttatttttctcttaatataataaaatattaatgatttATATTATGGAACACGAAAAAAACTTTCTTATTTCTATGAAAATAGTTtcgtttttccttttaacaCGGATATGCTATTTTAATCAGGATCtagcattat harbors:
- the PmUG01_00032900 gene encoding uncharacterized protein: MNENRTKFMEKFRNRKNLINFKGEDSENKKIIGHIGGENFRKEIDDWISEDNTNVNFTVNAEKSNKTVEISGTHIL
- the PmUG01_00032800 gene encoding Plasmodium exported protein, unknown function, whose translation is MIAHTNKLTFFIIIFSFSLLIWIFQDAYAADASTESVNNTKYHNHKFDLGVRRFFLGPMYYAGDDSIPKHYKKYCFSSFFRCYDTSKYKDIIIDSYNSNVSNAAIVKLYNELREEAEKYDGYKPRAIEIVKYINDLLYYLKLKYKKRVKTASPSKKEKYEKLLQIVSSPKIKNLLRLTIPRLAESYYIFSYITNIDHSIDEVILSDLIGQANSILSLHNKN